atcagagggcacagcttcagaaggatgtccctttagaacagagatgaggaattttctttagccagagggtgctcagtctgtggaattcattgccataggtgtctgttgaggccaagtcattgtgtatatttaaagcagaggttgacagattcttgattagtaaggatgtcagagGTTATGTGGAGAAGTCAGAACAAggttgagagagatgataaaccataatgaaatggtggaatagattcaatgggccaaatggtctaaatcTGCTCCGGGACATTCAATTAAATGTAGGAATGTCACTGGCACTGGGGGGCGGGGGAGTGTGGGGGGGCACTTCTAACATGTTTCACATTCTCTTAGTGGGAAAGGGAGAGGTGACACCTCATGGTCCTAGAATGTTTCCAGTGAGCACCATGTACagcgcctataaaaagtattcactcccccccccccgtggaagttttcatgttttattgttttacaacattgaatcacgatggatttaatttgccttttttgacactgatcaacggagaaagacttttgtgtcaaagtgaaaacagatttctacaagaTGATTGctattaattacaaatgtaaaaacactaaataattgcataagtattcacccctttcaagtgagtatttagtagatgcaccttgggcagcaatttcagccttgagtctgtgtggataggtctctatcagttttgcacatctggacactacaatttttccccattcttctttacaaaagagctcaagctctgtcagatttcatggggatcgtgagtgaacagctcttttcaagtccagccacaaacttTCAACTGGATTGGAGGTCCTGGACTCTGACctggccactccagaacattaactttgttttaagccattcctgtgtagctttggctttatggttgaggtcattgtcttgctggaaaacaaatcttctcccaagtcacggttctcttgcagactgcatcatgtTTGTCTCCAgaattccctgtattttgctgtattcattttaccctctaacttcacaagccttccaggccctgctgcagtgaagcatccccacagcatgatgcagccagtaccgtgcttcacggtagggatgctGTGTCtttgtgtggtgtttggcttatgccaaacatagcatttagtctgaccAAAAAGCTTAATTTTGCTCTCATCTGACCATAgaatcttccagctgacttcagagtctcccatatgccttctggcaaactctagctgagatttcatgtgagtttttttcaacagtggctttctctttgccactgtccAATAAAGctacaactggtgaagcaccaggCAATAGTTGTTTTATGCatggtctctcccatctcagcctctgaagcttgtaactcctccagagttgtcataggtctcttggtggcctccctcagtagtccccttcttgcatggtcactcagtttttgaggacagtctGCTCTAGGAAgaattacagctgtgccatattctttccatttcttaatgattgacttaactgtgctccaaggcagtggtccccaaccaccaggctgcaaagcatgtgctaccgggccgcgagagaacgatatgatttggcgatatgaaatgatatgagtcagctgcatctttcctcattccctgtcacgcactgttgaacttgaacaccgtGCCCCCCCCCCGgttggttggggacccctgctccaagggatattcaatgacttggaaattttcttgtatccatctcctgacttgtgcttttcaatagccttttagctgagttgcttggagtgttcttttgtcttcatggtgtagtttttgccaggatactgactcaccagcagatgaaccttccagatacagcTGTATTTTTACGACAATCAATttaaacaccttgactgcacaaaggtctccaaaaacagaaacgaaaaaatctgcagatgctggaaatccaagctatacacaacaatgctggaggaacttggcaggccaggcggcatctatggggaaaaaagtacagtcgagaaaagattcattttttttctctgctcaaaatgtcgactgtactttttttcatagatgttgcctggcctgctgagttcctcagcattttttgtgtgtttcatCAAAAACCGGTCTCTATTTAActcatgtgacttctaaaaccaattggctgcaccagtgacaaTTTGGTGTGtcattaaagggggtgaatacttgagttatcagttattttgtgttttatatttgtaattaatttagattatttTGTAggtatcagtcttcactttgacacaagagttttgctgttgatcagtgccaaaaaagccaaataaaatccactatgattcagtgttgtaaaacaataaaacatgaaaacttccaaaggaggTGGTGAATACTTGTTGTAGGCACTGTATGCTCTACAAGGGAAGGAAACTCGGGTGTGTCTCCATGCAGATTCACTACAGTTACCCCCCTGACAGTgcagaaggagattcactctgtgtctgaccctgggagtgtgtgatgggacagtgaggagggagattcactctgtgtctgaccctgggagtgtgtgatgggacagtgtggagggagattcactctgtgtctgatctcagtgttgtgtgatgggacagtgtggagggagcttcaccttGTGTTGGACCCTAGGGGTGGGTGGGATGGTTTCAGTTGACGCACTGAGTGACCTGTGCCTAACCATGCTCTGCTCGCCCCAGATGTCTCTGACCCGCTACGCTCCATACAATGAAGGTGAGAGCCGGATCACTGTGCTGTTCCTCAGCAGTTATGACCGCAGGTATGTGATCAAGCAGATCTCAAGCGAGGATGTAGCTGACATGCACACCTTCCTGTCGGACTACCACCAGGTGAGCCCCTCTACCACAGATTTAGGAGGGAGGGACAACAAGGAGGGAGGACCACATTGCAAGAGGGTAGTGAACATAAAAAAAactggagcaggagttggccatctggtctgtcaagtctgctccactattcattaAGAGCATGATTAATCCGggcatggagtctgctccacctacctgtcttttcatataacccttaattcccttgttATGCAGAActctatctaactgtgtcttaaatatatttaatgatgtACCCTCTACTGCTTTCctgggcagagaactccacagattcactaccctctggggaAAACAATTTCTTCTTatctgtcctaaatctattcccttgAGGTTTTGtcccctagttttagtctcacctaccagtggaaacaactttcctgcctcaatCTTATTaatccctttcataattgtatATGTTTCAAAGGATCCCCCtctcattctgaattccagtgagtacagtcccagctAACTCGATCTCTCCTCATTggctaacccccccccccccatctccagaATGAatctggtgaacttcctctgcatttcctccaaagccagtatgagACTAGAACTGCATGAAGTATTCCAGGTGTCGCCTCCCCAGGACCTTAAGtatttgcagcataacctctctgcccttaaattcaatccctctaacaatgaaggccaacattgcattggccttatTGATAAACTGTTAgatctgcaaaccaaccttctgtgattcatTCACAAACacacccaagtctctctgcagagcaacaagctgcaatctttcactatttaaataatctGATCTATTTTTCATTCCAAAGTGAATATCCTTGTATTTACCGATGTTGTACTCCAGCTAcaagacccttgcccactcacttaaccaatCTATATCTCTGCAGACTTTCCACATCCTCTGCCCAATTTGCTTTTCCAGTCAATGAGGGAGTGCTgcgtgaggggcagtgaggagggagtgccgcacCACAAGAGAGGCGGTGAGGAGGGGCagtggggtggtggggagggagaagCGGCATTAACTTTTACTCAGCTCCCCTCTTTCACTCCACAGTATGTCGTGAACTGCCATGGGAACATGGTGCTGCCACGATTCCTGGGCATGTACCGGATCAGCGCAGACAGTGAGGACACCTATGTGCTAGTAATgagtaatttcttcagccacaggcTTGCCATCCACCGGAAATATGACCTGAAGGTAAATTCCTGACTGCTTGGGGAGAACAATGCTGCTGTCCAGATTCTGATCAGATTCCGATTTAATCACATGTTCATCAAAAAAGTGAAATGAATCGTTTATGTTACCAATCAAAACATCCAACAGTATGTTGggggaagcccacaagtgtcaccacacattctggcatcaTCATACCAtgtccacagtgttcagcagaacaacacaagctgcAATAACAATAAAACGaaataacaacagcaaaatgAGTCACTTTCCTGAGAGGGATAGGGAGACAGGaactgcacggtgctcccagtgtggttcTGACCCAGGGACggggagacgggaactgtacacggtgctcccggtgtgggctaAAAATCATTTATCTTTGTGTTTTTCAGGGCTCGCTAGTTTCTCGTGAAGCCAGTGATAAAGAAAAGGTAAAACAGAAATACCCAGCAGCCGATGTGCAGATCTGTGCGTCAGAACAGTTACTTGCATCCACATACCATAGCAGGGACCCTGAAGTATCTAGATGGTTGATACACATCCCTTGTAGTTCTACACAGTCACCACACACTGAAACTGTGGGAACTCCTGCAGGAtatgcacccccccaccccaccagaaATACTTTTGAGCATTGGAGTGATACGATGGGTAGTGCTACTACCTCACTGCCTCTCAGACACCAGCGCTGTGTGTGTGTTATACACTTAGTTGTATAAGTGAGTTTGATCCCGaactccagcactgtgtgtgtgttatacacttagtggccactttgtgAGTTACAGgaggaacctaataaagtggccactaagtgtatttcAGTATGTTCATAgtgttctgttgctgtagcccatccactttaaggttcttCATGTTGTttgttcagggatgctcttcagcacaccactgcagtaatgcatgattatttgaattactattgcctttctgtcagcttgaaccagtctggtcattctcctctgacttctcattaacaaggtggttttgctcactagatttttttttgacttgcacaccattctctgtaaactctagagattgttgtgcttgaaaatcccagtagatcagtagtttctgagacacaggtgtcccctgcttttcaaatgttcactttacgaaacctcactgttacaaaagacatACATTAGTTACCCGTTTTCGcgaacagaaggtgttttcactattacaaaaaaagcagcgcgcgataaaaagcagtgcgcaaaaaaaaaaaaggcagcgcgccccaagcagccgctctcccccggattcagaactgctttctcgccagcattgcttaaacacatgcctgtgagcagccgtttgcaagatgagttctaaggtatcggaaaagcctgaaagagctcgtaaaggtgttacacttagcgcaaaactagacataattaagcgtttcaatcgtggtgaacgaagcaaggacaaagtgagtttggcttgtggaagctgacgaagatgatgttgaagaggttttggcatcccatgaccaagaactgatagatgaagagctgatgcaattggaagaggaaaggataacaatcgaaaccaaacacagtagcaaacggaccaaaagtgaagtcgtccaggaactgaacgtgaagcaactgcgtgagattttcactgcaatgataaagtacaactttaactttgaaagggtacgtcggtttagggcatatttgcaggatggtttgagtccttacaaagaactgtatgatctaaaaaaaCGCGCGAGGCTGGCAGTcaaatttcaaatctcttactagctcttccttcagttagtcctgatgaagggtctcggcccaaaacgtcgattgtacctcttcctagagatgctgcctgggctcactgcgttcaccagcaactttgaaatcaattgcatatattgaatagatttttaaaatgtgcgaaaacagaaatactgtatattaaaagaaaagtaagatagtgtccaaagcttcaatgtcgattttggaatcggatggcagaggggaagaagctgttcctgaatcactgagtgtgtgccttcagagttctgtacctcctacctgatggtaacagtgagaaaagggcatgctgtgagtgctggaggtccttaataatggatgctgcctttctgagacagcactccctaaagatgtcctgggttctttgtaggctagtacccaagatagagccgattagattcacaaccttctgtagcttctttcggtcctgtgtggtagcccctccataccagacagtgaagcagcctgtcagaatgctctccacggtacaactataaaagtttttgagtgcttttgttgacatgccaaatctcttcaaactcataatgaagtatagctgctgtcttgccttctttataactacatcaatatgttgggaccaggttagatcctcagagatcttgacactcaggaaattgaaactgctcactctctctacttctgatccctctacagtatactgtatatgtgtgtctgtatgtctcTGAGTCATCTCCCAGTGTATGGGTGAAGGATAGAATCTGAAGGGAGTTGGTAGGGAATGTGGGGAGACTTTGGGACTTCCTGATGGGTGCCTGTAACACTGACGCTGATCCTGGGGTCTGacgctctgtgctgaactgtctTCTCTAGGTGAAGGAACTGCCCACATTAAAGGACGTGGACTTCTTGAACCTCAATCAGAAGGTTTACATTGACCAGGCGGACAAGAAGTTGTTTATGGATAAGCTGAGGAGAGACGTGGAGGTGAGGGACAAGAAAAAAAGGTgtacataaaacactacagcacagtaaaggctctttggcccatgatgttgtattgaccttttaatctactccaagatcaatctaacccttccttcctaaatGGCCTACAttttttttctatcttccatgtgcctatcttaagGGTCTCTGAAATGttcttattgtatctgcctcaaccatcaCATCAGGCAGGGCATTcaaagcacccaccactctgtatgtgtgtgtgtatatgtatatataaaaaaacttaTGATATCTCCCCTATATAttcctgcaatcaccttaaaatcatgccttCTTGTATGAGCCATTTCCAGCCTGGGGAAAAaagctctggctatccactcaatttaTGCCTTTAATCATCTTGTATAACTTTGTCAGGTTACCTTttatccttctctccaaagataaaggccctagttcactcaacctttccttataggacatgctctctagtccaggt
The sequence above is drawn from the Mobula birostris isolate sMobBir1 chromosome X, sMobBir1.hap1, whole genome shotgun sequence genome and encodes:
- the LOC140191948 gene encoding phosphatidylinositol 5-phosphate 4-kinase type-2 gamma-like isoform X1; protein product: MLCSPQMSLTRYAPYNEGESRITVLFLSSYDRRYVIKQISSEDVADMHTFLSDYHQYVVNCHGNMVLPRFLGMYRISADSEDTYVLVMSNFFSHRLAIHRKYDLKGSLVSREASDKEKVKELPTLKDVDFLNLNQKVYIDQADKKLFMDKLRRDVEFLAQLKIMDYSLLLGIHDVQRQDEEGLPAITMESEDNRNIHSSVSPHQYSHTPEMVGSYFSKVPDFIEEHSPPDAHAIKSSESAPRKEVYFMGLIDVLTQYDTKKKAAHAAKTVKHGAGAEISTVNPEQYAKRFMDFITNIFA